A genomic window from Tolypothrix sp. PCC 7910 includes:
- a CDS encoding PAS domain S-box protein: MNNQEQDTTASASEEAFFFERSLDLLSVIGMDGYFKRINPAFTQILGYSKAELLASPFLDFVHPDDHSVTLAEMEKLKTGAPTLNFENRYRTKDSCYRWLSWTGSPQIDRGVMYCVARDITDQKDTEAALERINQELEQRVAERTAQLEQVNAALRESEQRNQLAMEVARIFTFEWELHSDIVKRSPQCGVILGLTSTEAELDTGANFFQRVHLEDRDRFIAVLKALTPENSTYKTTYRVVRPDGQIVIFEESARALFDEQGQLTRLIGITADVTERQRLEAELKASQTTLQRQLAEIETIYQSAPIGLNVLDSDLRFVRINQRLAEINGFSTEEHIGRTIRELLPNIADTAEALLRPIFETGEPLLNVEIRGETPAQPGIERVWLESFLPLKDGEWVIGINTVCQEITDRKQVEEALRRSEERYRTLFETMEDGFCVIEMLFDEKTTPIDYRFLEINPAFERETGLQEAVGKTARQLLPTLEQFWFETYGKVALTGEPVRFENGSDAMNRWFEVYAFPIGGSENHKVAILFKNISDRKSIEAQREKLLQQEQSAREAAERANRMKDEFLAVLSHELRTPLNPILGWTKILQSPKVTPEKIQYGLNTIERNAQQQVQLIDDLLDISRIIRGKLSLSFAAINLSEPIAAAVETVSLAAEAKAIQFEVLLDSTVGYVKGDSSRLQQMVWNLLSNAIKFTPTGGRVTVQLTRADRYAQIQVTDTGNGIKPEFLPHVFELFQQQDSSTTRAFGGLGLGLAIARQVVEAHGGTIAVASAGEGQGASFTVQLPLMPASNADTSDFCNNPMLNLKNRRVIVVDDEPDSLELVKVVLEDEGAVVQVVSSAITALPVLTQAQFDLLISDIGMPEMDGYKFIRQIRALPPRFNRDIPAIALTAYAGEENQRKILAAGFQAHLAKPIEPQNLLDAIATVIP, from the coding sequence ATGAACAATCAGGAACAAGACACTACTGCATCGGCATCTGAAGAAGCCTTTTTCTTTGAGCGATCGCTCGATTTGCTTTCGGTCATTGGGATGGATGGCTATTTTAAGCGGATCAACCCGGCATTTACTCAAATTCTCGGTTACTCAAAAGCAGAATTATTAGCCAGCCCTTTTCTCGATTTTGTTCATCCAGACGACCACTCCGTCACGCTGGCAGAAATGGAGAAATTAAAGACAGGCGCACCCACCCTAAATTTTGAAAATCGTTACCGGACGAAGGATAGCTGCTACCGATGGTTGTCATGGACAGGATCGCCGCAAATTGATCGGGGAGTGATGTACTGCGTTGCCCGTGATATTACTGATCAAAAAGACACAGAAGCAGCCCTAGAACGCATCAATCAGGAATTAGAACAACGCGTTGCGGAACGGACTGCCCAGCTAGAACAGGTAAATGCCGCACTACGGGAGAGCGAACAGCGCAATCAGCTAGCGATGGAAGTTGCCCGGATATTTACCTTTGAATGGGAGCTACATAGTGATATCGTTAAGCGATCGCCCCAATGTGGGGTTATTTTGGGGTTAACTTCAACAGAGGCAGAACTGGACACAGGAGCCAATTTTTTTCAGCGAGTTCATCTTGAGGATCGCGATCGCTTCATAGCAGTTTTAAAGGCACTGACACCTGAGAACAGCACTTACAAAACTACCTATCGAGTTGTACGCCCTGATGGACAAATTGTTATCTTTGAAGAAAGCGCACGGGCGTTGTTTGACGAGCAGGGACAGTTAACCCGACTGATTGGGATAACGGCGGATGTGACAGAACGCCAGCGACTAGAAGCTGAATTAAAGGCAAGTCAGACAACCTTACAACGGCAACTAGCTGAAATTGAAACTATTTACCAGTCTGCACCCATCGGGTTAAATGTACTCGATTCCGATCTGCGCTTTGTGCGAATTAATCAGCGATTGGCGGAAATCAATGGATTTTCCACAGAAGAACACATTGGGCGCACAATTCGAGAGTTGCTGCCTAATATTGCGGATACCGCCGAAGCGTTGCTGCGCCCTATCTTTGAAACCGGAGAACCGCTACTAAATGTCGAAATTCGCGGGGAAACGCCTGCACAACCAGGAATAGAGCGTGTCTGGCTAGAAAGCTTTTTGCCATTGAAAGATGGTGAGTGGGTGATTGGCATCAATACCGTATGTCAAGAAATTACCGATCGCAAACAGGTAGAAGAAGCCTTGCGTCGCTCGGAAGAACGCTATCGCACATTGTTTGAGACGATGGAAGACGGCTTTTGTGTGATTGAAATGCTGTTTGATGAAAAAACTACGCCAATCGATTATCGCTTTTTGGAAATTAACCCAGCATTTGAGCGAGAAACCGGACTCCAAGAAGCAGTAGGTAAAACAGCACGCCAACTCCTGCCCACTCTAGAACAATTTTGGTTCGAGACTTATGGCAAAGTTGCTCTCACGGGTGAACCTGTGCGCTTTGAAAATGGCTCTGATGCTATGAATCGCTGGTTTGAGGTTTATGCTTTTCCTATCGGGGGTTCAGAAAACCACAAAGTTGCTATCTTGTTTAAAAATATTAGCGATCGCAAATCAATAGAAGCTCAAAGAGAAAAGTTACTTCAGCAAGAACAATCAGCTAGGGAAGCTGCAGAACGTGCCAACCGCATGAAAGATGAATTTCTGGCTGTCCTTTCCCATGAACTGCGAACGCCGCTGAACCCAATTTTGGGCTGGACAAAGATACTGCAATCACCAAAAGTTACACCGGAAAAGATTCAGTACGGGTTAAATACAATCGAGCGCAATGCTCAACAACAGGTGCAACTAATTGATGATCTCCTCGATATCTCTCGCATCATTCGTGGCAAACTCTCCCTGAGCTTTGCAGCTATTAATTTATCAGAGCCGATCGCAGCAGCTGTAGAAACCGTAAGTTTGGCAGCAGAAGCAAAAGCTATTCAGTTTGAGGTGTTGCTAGATTCCACAGTAGGGTATGTCAAAGGAGATAGCAGCAGATTACAGCAAATGGTATGGAATTTACTGTCTAATGCGATTAAATTCACCCCCACAGGGGGGCGGGTGACAGTACAACTTACCCGTGCCGATCGCTATGCTCAAATTCAAGTCACTGACACTGGCAATGGTATTAAACCAGAATTTTTACCCCATGTATTTGAGTTGTTCCAACAACAGGATAGTTCTACCACTCGTGCCTTTGGCGGATTAGGTTTAGGATTGGCGATCGCGCGTCAGGTAGTTGAAGCGCACGGTGGTACAATCGCTGTTGCTAGTGCTGGAGAAGGGCAAGGGGCAAGCTTTACTGTGCAGTTGCCATTAATGCCTGCGTCAAATGCCGATACTTCTGATTTCTGCAACAATCCAATGCTAAATCTAAAAAATCGGCGAGTGATTGTAGTAGATGATGAGCCAGATTCCCTAGAACTGGTTAAGGTGGTACTAGAAGACGAAGGCGCAGTAGTGCAAGTAGTATCATCTGCCATAACAGCCCTCCCAGTACTAACCCAAGCACAATTCGATTTGCTGATCAGCGATATTGGAATGCCAGAGATGGACGGCTATAAATTCATTCGTCAGATTCGCGCTTTACCACCTCGATTCAACCGAGATATTCCCGCGATCGCCCTTACAGCCTATGCTGGTGAGGAAAATCAACGCAAAATCCTTGCCGCCGGATTTCAAGCACATTTAGCCAAACCGATTGAACCACAAAATTTGTTAGATGCGATCGCAACGGTTATCCCTTGA
- a CDS encoding PhzF family phenazine biosynthesis protein → MGQIITQVDAFTNTPFAGNPAAVCVLPAPKSDRWMQNVAQEMNLSETAFLVKQDDGFNLRWFTPTVEVPLCGHATLASAHVLWSEGHLSPNAVARFYTKSGVLIAKNLGEWIELDFPVNHSQPTEAPAKLCEALGVGCKSVLQNSLGYLVEVDSEDLVWHIQPNFQQLKTLLVSDVIVTSLTHCNSDYDFVSRFFAPGLGINEDPVTGAAHCCLAPFWRDRLGKDEFLAYQASSRGGVVKVRYPGSDRVFLAGQAVTVLRGELYN, encoded by the coding sequence ATGGGACAAATCATTACACAGGTGGATGCTTTCACCAATACACCATTTGCAGGTAACCCTGCGGCTGTTTGTGTTTTACCTGCGCCGAAAAGCGATCGCTGGATGCAGAATGTCGCGCAAGAAATGAATTTATCAGAGACGGCTTTTCTCGTCAAGCAAGATGATGGCTTTAATCTGCGTTGGTTTACACCAACTGTAGAAGTACCCCTTTGTGGTCATGCAACCTTAGCTAGCGCTCATGTACTTTGGTCTGAGGGACATTTATCACCCAATGCAGTTGCCCGTTTTTATACTAAAAGCGGTGTGTTGATTGCCAAAAATCTGGGTGAATGGATTGAGTTAGATTTTCCTGTCAATCATTCACAACCTACTGAGGCACCAGCAAAACTGTGTGAAGCTTTGGGTGTCGGTTGTAAATCAGTTTTACAAAATTCCCTCGGTTATCTGGTAGAAGTAGATTCTGAGGATTTAGTATGGCATATACAGCCTAATTTTCAACAATTAAAAACTTTGCTAGTGTCGGATGTGATTGTTACTAGCCTGACTCACTGCAATTCTGATTACGATTTCGTTTCTCGCTTTTTTGCGCCGGGATTGGGTATAAATGAAGACCCAGTTACTGGTGCAGCTCATTGCTGCCTTGCACCCTTCTGGCGCGATCGCTTGGGTAAGGACGAGTTTTTAGCTTATCAAGCATCTAGTCGAGGGGGAGTGGTAAAGGTGCGTTATCCAGGAAGCGATCGCGTCTTCTTGGCAGGACAAGCAGTTACTGTATTGCGTGGTGAATTGTACAATTAA
- a CDS encoding site-specific DNA-methyltransferase, with protein sequence MKLFYSHDNGELWQGDAIEWLGSLDAESVDLVIADPPYNIRKAEWDTFESQEAYVQWSLSWIEQISRILKPTGSFYICGFSEILADIKLPASRFFRGCRWLIWHYKNKANLSNDWGRSHESILHFRKSKNFYMNIDNVRILYGEHTLKYPSHPQAITSQYVNNGKNNGKTWNPHSKGAKPRDVIEIPTTCNGMNEKTTHPTQKPEELIRKFILASSQRQDIVIDPFLGSGTTAVTAEQLGRKWLGCDINAEYLELAYQRIKNARHMSDEEWFCFDRKNEERRKKIR encoded by the coding sequence ATGAAATTATTTTATTCCCATGACAATGGTGAACTTTGGCAAGGAGATGCTATCGAATGGCTAGGTAGTTTAGATGCAGAGTCGGTTGATTTAGTGATTGCCGACCCTCCATATAATATCAGAAAAGCCGAGTGGGACACCTTTGAATCTCAGGAAGCTTATGTGCAGTGGTCTTTAAGTTGGATTGAGCAAATATCACGTATTCTTAAACCTACAGGAAGCTTTTATATCTGTGGCTTTTCGGAAATATTAGCTGATATTAAATTGCCTGCTTCGCGTTTCTTTAGAGGTTGTCGGTGGTTAATTTGGCATTACAAGAATAAGGCTAATTTATCTAATGACTGGGGGCGTTCCCATGAAAGCATTTTGCATTTTCGCAAGTCCAAAAATTTTTATATGAATATAGATAACGTGCGGATTTTATATGGAGAACATACATTAAAATATCCATCTCATCCACAAGCAATCACTAGTCAGTATGTCAATAATGGTAAGAATAATGGCAAAACTTGGAATCCACATTCAAAAGGGGCTAAACCCAGAGATGTGATAGAAATTCCCACAACTTGTAATGGCATGAATGAAAAAACTACACATCCCACGCAAAAACCCGAAGAATTAATCAGAAAATTTATTCTCGCTTCTTCTCAACGCCAAGATATTGTTATTGACCCATTTTTAGGCTCGGGTACTACAGCAGTAACGGCTGAACAATTAGGTAGAAAATGGTTAGGATGTGATATTAATGCTGAATATTTAGAATTGGCTTACCAACGCATAAAAAATGCCCGTCACATGAGTGATGAAGAATGGTTTTGTTTTGATAGAAAAAATGAAGAACGCAGAAAAAAAATCAGGTAG
- a CDS encoding DUF4332 domain-containing protein, translating to MPSQHKASISSIKSCNWAIEQLPGLSQEEQSQLQNCGITTTGLLVKNGKTLEARVALANKLQVHLQYVNKWVALADLARIPTVGTQYCGLLLHAGIGSVAQLAQVPSHRLHRQILRLQVATMQRRDLCPAIELVQQWSYQARTVLSAEL from the coding sequence ATGCCTTCTCAACACAAAGCTAGTATAAGTTCTATCAAATCCTGTAACTGGGCGATTGAACAATTACCGGGATTAAGCCAAGAAGAACAATCCCAATTGCAAAATTGTGGAATTACAACCACAGGATTATTAGTGAAAAATGGCAAAACTCTAGAAGCAAGAGTGGCTTTAGCGAATAAATTACAGGTTCATCTTCAATATGTAAACAAATGGGTAGCTTTGGCTGATTTAGCGCGTATTCCCACTGTTGGGACGCAGTATTGTGGTTTATTGCTACACGCAGGTATTGGTTCTGTCGCACAGTTGGCGCAGGTTCCATCTCACCGATTACACAGACAAATTTTACGCTTGCAGGTAGCAACAATGCAGCGCCGAGATTTGTGCCCAGCAATTGAGTTAGTACAGCAGTGGAGTTATCAAGCGAGAACAGTACTGAGTGCTGAGTTATGA
- a CDS encoding TetR/AcrR family transcriptional regulator: MRVFNSSPPSEAQTRTRILQAAQKLFASQGFDGTTTRDLAQAAGVAEGTLFRHFPNKKAILVEVATGGWVDILTDLLTELSEMGSYKAVAQVMRRRMWNLHKNVDLMRVCFMEVQFHPDLRDRIQLDVITKMTDVAEAFFQTAMDKGIYRQTDAKLVAKVFLGMFAIAGFSNNTLMEPNASPQEMQQMAEGLADIFLNGVLAKE, translated from the coding sequence ATGCGAGTCTTTAATTCTTCTCCCCCCTCAGAAGCGCAAACACGTACCCGTATTTTACAAGCGGCACAAAAGTTGTTTGCCTCCCAAGGCTTTGACGGCACTACCACCCGCGACTTAGCACAGGCAGCTGGTGTAGCTGAGGGCACCTTATTTCGTCATTTTCCCAATAAAAAAGCAATTTTGGTAGAAGTGGCAACTGGCGGCTGGGTAGATATTCTCACAGATTTGCTCACAGAATTAAGCGAAATGGGAAGCTATAAAGCAGTTGCTCAGGTAATGCGCCGTCGAATGTGGAATTTGCACAAAAATGTCGATTTAATGCGAGTCTGTTTTATGGAAGTGCAATTTCATCCAGACTTGCGCGATCGCATTCAATTGGATGTGATTACTAAAATGACGGATGTTGCTGAGGCTTTCTTCCAAACCGCTATGGATAAAGGCATTTATCGCCAAACGGATGCCAAACTGGTTGCTAAGGTATTCTTGGGAATGTTCGCGATCGCAGGCTTTTCCAACAATACCCTCATGGAACCAAACGCCTCGCCCCAAGAAATGCAGCAAATGGCAGAAGGACTGGCTGATATCTTTCTCAATGGAGTTTTAGCGAAAGAATAG
- a CDS encoding pitrilysin family protein gives MILYRLFATLLALTMLWSSVLPEVALAQTQTAPPAPKVQPPSKTPSSIQPYLDRVIKQLTEFRLDNGLKFIVLERHQAPVVSFLTYADVGGVDEPDGKTGVAHFLEHLAFKGTKRIGTTDYNAEKPLLERLEQLDAQIRAAKAQGKKDELAKLQAEFEQVESQATKLSKQNEMGRIVEQAGGVGLNANTSTEATRYFYSFPANKLELWMSLESERFLEPVLSREFYKEKEVILEERRLRVENSPIGLMIEKFIDAAYKVHPYRRPVIGYDQDIRNLTPEDVQKFYNTHYVPSNLAIAVVGDVNPAEVKRLAQIYFGRFPAKPKAVEQIPTEPAQKQTREVTVQLPSQPWYLEGYHRPAITHPDNAVYEIIASLLSNGRTSRLYKSLVEQQRVALTAQGFSGFPGDKYPNLMLFYALTAPGHTVDELATALRTEIEKLKTEPVTDAELQRVKTKARADLLRTLDSNMGMAQQLLEYEVKTGSWRNLFKQLDQIAAVKTADIQRVAKASFTPENRTIGKLLSKQS, from the coding sequence ATGATACTTTATCGATTGTTTGCTACTTTATTAGCGCTGACTATGCTCTGGAGTAGTGTGCTACCAGAAGTGGCTTTAGCTCAAACTCAAACCGCACCTCCAGCGCCAAAAGTACAGCCACCTAGCAAAACTCCAAGTTCGATTCAACCTTATTTGGATCGCGTAATTAAGCAGTTGACGGAATTTCGCCTAGATAATGGGCTAAAGTTCATTGTTTTAGAACGGCATCAAGCGCCTGTAGTTTCCTTTCTTACCTATGCAGATGTGGGTGGTGTGGATGAGCCAGACGGAAAAACAGGTGTAGCACACTTTTTAGAGCATTTGGCTTTCAAAGGTACGAAACGCATTGGTACAACAGACTACAATGCTGAGAAACCATTATTAGAACGCCTAGAACAGTTAGATGCTCAAATTAGAGCCGCAAAAGCTCAGGGTAAAAAAGATGAACTTGCCAAGCTGCAAGCTGAGTTTGAGCAAGTAGAATCGCAAGCAACCAAGCTCTCCAAGCAAAATGAAATGGGTAGAATTGTCGAACAAGCAGGAGGTGTGGGTTTAAATGCCAATACTTCCACAGAGGCGACTCGTTATTTTTATAGCTTCCCAGCTAATAAGTTGGAACTGTGGATGTCTTTAGAATCAGAGCGATTTCTTGAACCTGTACTCAGCCGTGAGTTTTATAAAGAAAAAGAAGTGATTTTAGAAGAGAGGCGTTTACGGGTAGAAAATTCACCCATCGGCTTGATGATCGAAAAGTTTATCGATGCAGCTTATAAAGTCCATCCCTACAGACGACCGGTCATTGGCTATGACCAAGATATCCGCAATCTGACCCCTGAAGATGTGCAAAAGTTCTATAACACCCACTATGTACCCAGCAATTTAGCGATCGCAGTTGTGGGTGATGTGAACCCAGCAGAAGTGAAAAGACTGGCACAAATTTACTTTGGACGTTTTCCCGCCAAACCAAAAGCCGTTGAGCAAATTCCCACAGAACCAGCACAAAAGCAAACGCGAGAGGTAACTGTACAACTACCTTCGCAACCTTGGTATTTAGAAGGCTATCATCGTCCAGCAATTACCCATCCCGATAATGCAGTGTATGAAATCATTGCCAGTTTATTGAGTAATGGGCGGACTTCACGGTTGTATAAATCTTTAGTAGAACAGCAGCGTGTGGCTTTGACTGCCCAAGGTTTTAGTGGATTTCCTGGCGATAAATACCCAAACCTGATGTTATTTTATGCTCTGACAGCTCCTGGTCATACAGTTGATGAATTAGCAACAGCTTTGCGAACAGAAATTGAGAAATTGAAAACTGAGCCTGTAACAGATGCAGAATTGCAGCGTGTCAAAACCAAAGCTAGAGCCGATTTGTTACGTACCCTCGATTCTAATATGGGAATGGCGCAGCAATTGTTGGAATATGAGGTGAAAACTGGCTCTTGGCGGAATTTGTTTAAGCAGTTGGATCAAATTGCGGCGGTAAAGACTGCTGATATTCAACGAGTGGCGAAAGCATCATTTACCCCAGAAAATCGCACAATTGGCAAGTTGTTGTCAAAGCAATCATAA
- a CDS encoding M16 family metallopeptidase has protein sequence MLFRIQNPKSKIQNLRRLISALVIAFAFVLFTFNFSQAATAAAKHYTELQLPPLPEIKLPKYERFVLQNGMVVYLMEDHELPLVGGTAMVRTGSRLEPADKVGLADFTGEVMRTGGTKKHSADELNELLEQRAASVETGIGDTSGSASFEALTEDLETVFGLFTEVLREPVFAQEKLELAKTQEKGSIARRNDNPNSIASREFRKLIYGKDSPYARTTEYATIDKISREDLVKFYQQYFYPNNIILGIIGDFDAKKMRSLIQSKLGDWKSNPKLAKPQLPQVSQANTNGVFFVNQPQLTQSNIYIGHLGGKLDSVDYPALDVVNGVLNGFGGRLFNEVRSRQGLAYSVYGQWSPRYDYPGVFIAGGQTRSQTTVQFVKSLQAEIKRLQTQRVTPQELAFAKESTLNSFVFNFEDPNQTISRLMRYEYYSYPDDFLFRYQKAVAATTTADVQRVARKYLKPENLVTLVVGNQTAIQPPLTQLATQVTPIDVTIPPAQPQAKN, from the coding sequence ATGTTATTCAGAATCCAAAATCCGAAATCCAAAATCCAAAATCTGCGGCGGCTGATTTCTGCTTTGGTAATTGCTTTTGCCTTTGTACTTTTTACTTTTAACTTTTCGCAGGCGGCGACAGCAGCAGCCAAGCATTACACAGAGTTACAGCTACCGCCATTACCTGAGATTAAGTTACCCAAGTATGAACGCTTTGTGCTGCAAAATGGCATGGTTGTCTATTTAATGGAGGATCACGAGTTACCATTAGTAGGCGGTACGGCGATGGTACGTACTGGAAGCCGCTTAGAACCTGCAGATAAAGTTGGCTTGGCTGACTTTACAGGTGAAGTCATGCGAACTGGCGGAACTAAGAAGCATTCCGCTGATGAACTCAACGAACTGTTAGAACAACGCGCCGCTTCGGTAGAAACTGGGATTGGTGACACTTCTGGTAGCGCTAGTTTTGAAGCACTGACGGAAGATTTAGAAACAGTGTTTGGTTTATTTACTGAGGTACTGCGAGAGCCAGTATTTGCCCAAGAAAAGTTAGAATTGGCGAAGACACAAGAGAAGGGTAGTATTGCTCGCCGCAATGATAATCCCAATTCAATAGCTAGTCGAGAATTTCGCAAATTAATCTATGGGAAAGATAGCCCCTATGCTCGCACCACAGAGTATGCAACTATCGATAAGATTTCCCGTGAGGATTTGGTGAAATTTTATCAGCAATATTTCTACCCCAACAATATAATTTTGGGCATTATAGGTGATTTTGATGCCAAAAAAATGCGATCGCTCATTCAATCAAAATTAGGCGATTGGAAATCTAACCCTAAACTAGCTAAACCCCAGTTACCGCAAGTATCCCAAGCGAATACTAACGGCGTATTTTTTGTCAATCAGCCGCAATTAACCCAAAGTAATATTTACATTGGGCATTTGGGAGGAAAGCTAGACAGCGTAGACTATCCAGCCTTGGATGTAGTCAATGGGGTATTGAATGGCTTTGGCGGACGCTTATTTAATGAAGTGCGATCGCGTCAAGGTTTAGCTTATTCAGTATACGGACAATGGAGTCCCCGTTACGATTATCCCGGAGTTTTCATTGCTGGAGGACAAACGCGATCGCAAACTACTGTGCAGTTCGTCAAATCCTTACAAGCTGAAATTAAACGTCTGCAAACTCAAAGAGTCACCCCACAAGAATTGGCTTTTGCTAAAGAATCTACACTCAATTCTTTTGTTTTCAACTTTGAAGATCCCAACCAAACTATCTCGCGGTTGATGCGATATGAATATTACAGCTATCCTGATGATTTCTTATTTCGCTATCAAAAAGCGGTAGCAGCCACAACCACCGCCGATGTACAACGAGTAGCAAGAAAATACCTCAAACCAGAAAATTTAGTAACTCTGGTTGTGGGAAATCAAACTGCTATTCAACCACCATTGACACAACTAGCAACGCAGGTAACGCCTATTGACGTAACGATTCCCCCGGCACAACCACAAGCAAAAAATTAG